In the Mesotoga infera genome, GATGGGAATTAGGAGCATCGAAATCACTCCCGAAAACAGAGAGGAAGTCTATGGCAGAATCGCCAGAGAGATAGAAAAAGAGAGGGCAAATCTACCCTCTCCTGGAGGCGACGAAGGGATTTGAACCCTTGAGTAGAGATTTTGCAGACCTCCGCCTTTGACCCCTTGGCTACGTCGCCCAACGAGATTTATTCTAGCATGTAAACGAGATCATTTCAACAAAAGGGCCGCTATCGGCGGCCCTCGGGGTGGAAAATTCTTCAGGAGGGAGGTTGGCTCCCTAGTTCCTTGGGTCTGGAACCAACTTGCAACAGGACGCGGGGACATCCTTTGCAACTCAATGATATATCTTTTCTTACCCAAAACCAAATGCGAATTTATCCGACCTGAAACGAGCAAAGTGATTTAGCACTCTTTATCTACACTATGAACACCAATTTGAAAGTATGCTCTTTGCTCTTGCATCCGTAATATATGGAAACACTCGTATGGAAGACAGAGTTCTTACGGCCATTTTCTCTGGAGGATAAGCACTGCATCATTTGTCGAAAACGAATTCCCTGAACCAAATATAACTGGTAATCCCGAAAGTGGGAATTCTGAACACCGGACATGTGGGAATCGAGCCATCGCCCGCCTGGAGGACATAATCGTCAAGATACTCGATCTTACCGTCCTTCGAGATCAGGAACATGCCGTTCGACAACGGCGTGCTGTAAAGCTCCACCACCGATTTATCGGCTATCAGGTGCAACCAGGAGTATTCGTCAAGAGAGTCTGCAGAACTGATCTCACCGCCGGAGTAAAGCCACAACAGCTCAACATCCGGTTTTGCGGAGTACTCGTTCCATGCGACAAGTTCACTCAGAAGACTTCTAAGCCTCTTCTCTTCTCTGCCGGTATCTTCGCAGTCATCGGTAGCGCATGGAAATCCACCTGTGAAGACTTCAAGCGGTGTCTTCGAAGTCACGACTACAATGATGGGATTTCCGAGGTAATCGCTCATAGAGAAGGTCTCTCCAAATACGTCTCTGGCTTCGAACAGAGGTGCGATCGAACCCTTTTTCAACAGAGGCCTATTCTGGGCATCTTCATCGACCTGTTCGAATGTGACTTTTCTGCCGTCCCTGCTGATCTCGCTTACTCTGTAGTTCTTATCGTTGATTCTTATGACGCTGGTCGCTTCGAAAAGCTCGTGATTCTTGTGAACCATGTCTATAGATCCATCTCTGTCCAGATCTATTCCGATGAAGACTTCGTCTATCTTTTCGGCCAGGCCATCGGGCGCGGTAGGAAACAGGGCGATTTCGATCAGCTCTCCGTCGACTTCCAGCAAACCTTCTCTTCTACTCATGAGCAAGTAGTCGACTTCGACGCCTTCCTTTTTTGGAAGGATCGCGTGAATCTCGATATCCTGGGTCATGTAAGATGAATTCCCGTTGGAAAGATATTCGACCCTTAACTGTTGACTGAATTTATAGGCGCGGCTTTCATTTATAACGGCCCCTCTATATTGTCCCTTCATCGGAATGTCGTTTAGAAAACAGCCGTCGTAATCGCTGTCGATCCAGAGGATCGGAGGCTCGACGTTCATGATTGCTATGTTGACAGTTGAATCCCCAATTCTGATCTGTCCATAGAAAATACGCTCATCTGCGAGTGCGCAGACTCCTTCCGGTGGATAAATACTCATTTCGACATCGCTTCCGCTCGCGATGTATGTCCAGCCCATCCGTTCTGTAAGGTAACCGGACAGAGTACCGGAAAAAAGCATCGCCGACGAAATCAACGAAACGACAAGCAATATCGCTACCTTTTTAGCCATACGAATCACCTCCTCAATTCATATGTCAAAGATCGGAGCAAAAACAACTTTCACTCACAGCTTCGGCTTCAAAGTCATCTTCGATTTGGAAGAAATAGAACATTATTGTGCATTTGTTGCAGCTGGCTACGCCAAATCCTTCGCAGTCAACATCCACGTACTCCCAGCTCCACGGACTTGCGTCAATCGAGTATCTGCATTCTCCGTAAGCGCTTGCATATAAACTCAAAGGGTTGTTGTTTGCGTCGTAATGACGTGCTTCTGTAGAAATACAGCAATATACTGCGTAGGGTACAAATCTCGTATTAATTATCAACTCTTTGCTGTAAGAAAATTCTGAATACAAGAAACAATCGCATTCATACAAATAGCAGCCGGGGTCCTCCACTCTTGTGATCACGCCACCAGTCAGTCCAAATGTCAAAACCTACAGGAATACGAAAGAAAAATCAAAAAACACCTCTTAAACATCAAAGTTCCCTCTTTTCTATTTAGTTAATGTACTAAAATAATATAATTATATATTTCATATAGAAAATAGCAATTAATTAAATTAGATATGATTAGCACTAAATATTCGTAGATATCTGTCCTGTGTTACCTAAATCGCAGAATTCCACAGTACTATTGTAATATTACTGTGATTATTAAG is a window encoding:
- a CDS encoding peroxiredoxin, giving the protein MAKKVAILLVVSLISSAMLFSGTLSGYLTERMGWTYIASGSDVEMSIYPPEGVCALADERIFYGQIRIGDSTVNIAIMNVEPPILWIDSDYDGCFLNDIPMKGQYRGAVINESRAYKFSQQLRVEYLSNGNSSYMTQDIEIHAILPKKEGVEVDYLLMSRREGLLEVDGELIEIALFPTAPDGLAEKIDEVFIGIDLDRDGSIDMVHKNHELFEATSVIRINDKNYRVSEISRDGRKVTFEQVDEDAQNRPLLKKGSIAPLFEARDVFGETFSMSDYLGNPIIVVVTSKTPLEVFTGGFPCATDDCEDTGREEKRLRSLLSELVAWNEYSAKPDVELLWLYSGGEISSADSLDEYSWLHLIADKSVVELYSTPLSNGMFLISKDGKIEYLDDYVLQAGDGSIPTCPVFRIPTFGITSYIWFREFVFDK